In Engraulis encrasicolus isolate BLACKSEA-1 chromosome 15, IST_EnEncr_1.0, whole genome shotgun sequence, the following proteins share a genomic window:
- the LOC134463695 gene encoding sodium- and chloride-dependent GABA transporter 2-like: protein MAGDRVKAGVPNGSNSMALASSSDPSEDKIQERGQWSNKMEFILSVAGSIIGLGNMWRFPYLCYKNGGGAFLIPYLIFLFTCGVPVFFLETALGQFTSEGGITCWRKISPLFEGLGYGTQVIVCLLNFYYIIVLAWGIFYFYSSFTWDLPWASCNNTWNTETCVEFQRRNENVTQPANATSPVIEFWERRVLRISPGLDHMGSVNWDLALCLLVAWVLCYFCIWKGVKSTGKVVYFTATFPYIMLIVLLIRGVTLPGAMRGIEFYLTPDLGRLADPQVWMDAGTQIFFSYAICIGCLTALGSYNKYNSNCYRDCLYLCFLNSGTSFIAGFAIFSILGFMSYEQNVPIAEVAESGPGLAFIAYPRAVTMMPFSTLWACCFFIMIIFLGLDSQFVCVESLVTAIVDMYPALFRKKNRRELFLLGLSFLSFLVGLIMVMEGGMYVFQLFDYYAASGMCLLFMAIFESVCIAWVYGADRFYDNIEDMIGYRPGPFIKYCWMYFTPITCIGTFAFSLIKYTPLKYNKEYVYPWWGYMVGWFLGLASMLCIPLWMLFKISTTDGTLRERVQKLIRPSEDLPRTRKEQENMLAMFAPEEGQTQTVTYKGGYTPVGVADC from the exons ATGGCTG GGGACAGAGTGAAAGCAGGTGTCCCAAATGGAAGCAACAGTATGGCCCTGGCGAGCAGCTCTGATCCGTCAGAGGACAAGATCCAGGAGAGGGGCCAGTGGAGCAACAAGATGGAGTTCATACTGTCTGTGGCTGGCTCTATCATCGGCCTCGGGAACATGTGGCGCTTCCCTTACCTGTGTTACAAGAACGGAGGAG GTGCATTCCTGATTCCATACTTGATATTCCTTTTCACCTGTGGAGTTCCAGTGTTTTTTCTGGAGACGGCTCTTGGTCAGTTCACCAGTGAAGGGGGCATCACCTGTTGGAGGAAGATCAGCCCACTCTTTGAGG GTCTTGGTTATGGTACGCAGGTGATAGTCTGCCTGTTGAACTTCTACTACATCATTGTGTTGGCCTGGGGGATATTCTACTTCTACTCTTCCTTCACCTGGGATCTGCCCTGGGCCTCCTGCAACAACACCTGGAATACAG AGACCTGTGTGGAGTTTCAGAGACGAAATGAAAACGTAACACAACCAGCAAATGCCACTTCCCCTGTCATTGAATTCTGGGA GAGAAGGGTGTTACGGATATCCCCAGGACTTGATCACATGGGGTCCGTAAACTGGGATTTAGCTCTCTGTCTCCTTGTTGCTTGGGTCCTGTGCTATTTCTGCATTTGGAAAGGAGTGAAGTCAACTGGAAAG GTGGTGTACTTCACTGCCACTTTCCCCTACATCATGCTGATTGTCCTTCTAATCCGTGGAGTCACGTTACCTGGAGCCATGCGGGGCATTGAATTCTACCTCACTCCCGATTTGGGACGTTTGGCAGATCCACAG GTATGGATGGATGCCGGCACCCAGATCTTCTTCTCTTACGCCATCTGCATTGGATGCCTGACAGCACTGGGAAGCTACAACAAATACAACAGCAACTGCTACAG GGACTGCTTGTACTTGTGCTTCCTCAACAGCGGAACAAGCTTCATTGCTGGCTTTGCCATTTTCTCCATTTTGGGGTTCATGTCTTATGAGCAAAATGTTCCTATTGCAGAAGTTGCAGAATCTG GTCCTGGGCTTGCCTTCATCGCGTACCCACGTGCTGTGACCATGATGCCGTTCTCTACACTGTGGGCATGCTGCTTCTTCATCATGATTATCTTTCTAGGGCTGGACAGCCAG tttgtgtgtgtggagagtctgGTGACCGCCATCGTGGATATGTACCCAGCTCTGTTTCGCAAGAAGAACCGGAGGGAACTCTTCCTCTTGGGCTTGTCGTTTCTCTCCTTCTTGGTGGGGCTGATCATGGTTATGGAG GGTGGGATGTATGTGTTCCAGCTGTTTGACTACTATGCTGCCAGTGGGATGTGTCTGCTCTTCATGGCCATCTTTGAGTCTGTGTGCATTGCTTGGGTGTATG GTGCCGATCGTTTCTATGACAATATTGAGGACATGATTGGATACCGGCCAGGACCCTTCATCAAGTACTGTTGGATGTACTTCACTCCAATTACCTGCATT GGCACTTTTGCGTTCTCCTTGATCAAGTACACTCCACTGAAGTACAATAAGGAGTATGTGTACCCGTGGTGGGGCTACATGGTGGGCTGGTTCCTGGGTCTGGCCTCCATGCTCTGCATCCCGCTCTGGATGCTCTTCAAAATCAGCACCACTGATGGGACTCTCAGGGAG CGTGTTCAGAAGCTGATACGCCCATCTGAAGACTTGCCCAGGACAAGGAAAGAACAGGAGAACATGTTAGCCATGTTTGCTCCAGAGGAGGGGCAGACTCAGACTGTGACTTACAAAGGTGGCTACACTCCTGTCGGTGTGGCAGACTGCTAG